The sequence AAGCTGGCCGGGCGGCTTGCGGCGCAGCACATAGCCATGCCCCGGCGTGACGAGCTTATAGGTCGGATTGGACTGGCCGCCCTTGAATTGTTCGACCGACATCGGACCGGCAAAGCCAGGCACATTGTCCGCCATCCAGCGCGAAAGCGATGCTTCATCGAAGGCAAAGCCTTCGCGGACCGGCGTCGTGCCGACATTATCTTGCGCCTGCGCGCTCATGCCGCCGCCCCTTTGAGGAAATCGCGCTTGATGCCCTTGGCCAGGCTCCATTTATGCACTTCGGTCGGGCCGTCATAAATGCGGAAGGCGCGGATTTCGCGAAAGATCTGCTCGACCACCGTATCCCCCGACACGCCCGTTCCGCCCATGACCTGCACGCAATTGTCAGCGATCTTCATCAGATGTTCCGACACCGCGACCTTGGTCATCGAGCTTTCTTTCGTGCCGAGCGATCCGGTGTCGAGCACGCCCGCGCACCAGTCGATCATCAACTCGCATTGCTGGAGCGCGATGCGGTTTTCCGCCAGCATAAACCCAACCCCTTCATGGTCTATCAGCAGCTTGCCGAAGGCTTGCCGCGTGCATGCATAAGCGGTGGCGATTTCCTGCGCGCGGATGCAGGCTCCCAGCCAGCGCATGCAATGGGAAAGCCGCGCCGGGCTGAGCCGCACCTGCGCATATTTGAAACCTTCGCCGGACGCGCCCAGCATCTGGTCGGTGGGCACCCGCAAATCGGTGATTTCGATAATGGCATGACCGCCGGGCATCGAGCTGTCCATGGTGTCCAGCACGCGCTCGATACGGATCGCCGGATCGGGCAGATCGACCAGGAACATGCACGCGCCATCGTCGGACTTCGCCATGACGATGCCGACCTTCGCCCCCTGCGCGCCGGTGATGAACGCCTTTCGCCCGTTGATGACCCAATGATTGCCGTCGAGCCGGCAGGTGGTCGTCATCATCGAAGGATCGGAACCCGCGCCGCCCTCCCCGGCCGGTTCGGTCATGAAGAAGGCGGACCGCGCCTCGCCCGCCACCAGCGGCTTGAGGAAACGGCGCTTCTGTTCGGCGCTGGCGACATGGCCGATCAGATACATGTTGCCTTCATCGGGCGCCATGGTGTTGCAGGCGATCGGGCCGAATGGAGACAGGCCGGACCGGATCAGCACCATGGCCGTTTCGCGCTGCGTCAAATGCGACCCGTCGGGCAATATGTGCGGGGTGAGCACGCCGGCCTGACGCGCCTTTTCCCGCATCTCCCACACCATATCCTCCGGCGGACCATGGCCGTGGACCTCGAAACGGGGGTCTTTCTCATAGGGAATGATCGTTTCGCGGACGAAGTTTTCGACCTTCGCCGCGATCTCTTGCGCGCGTTGCGTCATGCGTCTCTCTTTCTGCCGGAGGGGTTACAGGGTGCTGACCAGATGGCCGCCGTCGACTTCGATGACGGACCCGGTCATGTAGGAGGACAGGTCGGACGCCAGCAGCAGCAGCGGCCCGTCCAGTTCCTGCAAATTGCCCAGGCGCCGCTGCGGGATGCGCCTGATCATCGCCTTGCCCGCCTCGCTTGCCCA is a genomic window of Sphingobium sp. TKS containing:
- a CDS encoding acyl-CoA dehydrogenase family protein codes for the protein MTQRAQEIAAKVENFVRETIIPYEKDPRFEVHGHGPPEDMVWEMREKARQAGVLTPHILPDGSHLTQRETAMVLIRSGLSPFGPIACNTMAPDEGNMYLIGHVASAEQKRRFLKPLVAGEARSAFFMTEPAGEGGAGSDPSMMTTTCRLDGNHWVINGRKAFITGAQGAKVGIVMAKSDDGACMFLVDLPDPAIRIERVLDTMDSSMPGGHAIIEITDLRVPTDQMLGASGEGFKYAQVRLSPARLSHCMRWLGACIRAQEIATAYACTRQAFGKLLIDHEGVGFMLAENRIALQQCELMIDWCAGVLDTGSLGTKESSMTKVAVSEHLMKIADNCVQVMGGTGVSGDTVVEQIFREIRAFRIYDGPTEVHKWSLAKGIKRDFLKGAAA